GTACACGCTGGATTATCTGCGAACGACGTTCAGCGATTTTTCCGAACTGCACGGCGACCGGCTGTATGCCGAAGACCGCGCCATGGTGGGCGGGTTCGCGAAACTGGGCGACCACCGGGTCATGGTCATCGGCACGCAGAAAGGGCGCGAGACCAAGGACAACATTTTGCGCAACTTCGGTTGCGCCCACCCCGAAGGCTATCGCAAGGCGCTCCGGCTGATGCGGCTGGCGGACAAGTTCGGCCTGCCCATCGTCACGCTCATCGACACGACAGGCGCGTATCCGGGCATCGGCGCGGAGGAACGGCACATCGCGGAGGCCATCGCCGTCAATCTGCGGGAGATGATGCTGCTCGAGGTGCCGGTCATCGCGGTTGTGATCGGTGAAGGCGGCTCGGGCGGCGCGCTGGGCATCGGCGTGGCCGACCGGCTGTTGATTCTGGAGAACGCCTATTATTCGGTGATCAGTCCGGAAGGTTGCGCGGCGATCCTTTGGAAGGACCGATCGGCATCGGCGAA
This portion of the Candidatus Angelobacter sp. genome encodes:
- a CDS encoding acetyl-CoA carboxylase carboxyltransferase subunit alpha; translated protein: MKHYLDFEKPIVELQRKLEELRKHPDTHSLGISFEEEATQIEKKIEETRRMIFSNLTPWQRVQLARHTKRPYTLDYLRTTFSDFSELHGDRLYAEDRAMVGGFAKLGDHRVMVIGTQKGRETKDNILRNFGCAHPEGYRKALRLMRLADKFGLPIVTLIDTTGAYPGIGAEERHIAEAIAVNLREMMLLEVPVIAVVIGEGGSGGALGIGVADRLLILENAYYSVISPEGCAAILWKDRSASAKAAEALKITARDLRDLGLADEIIPEPLGGAHNDPEGTAQTLKHHLLKHLKQLNKLSAAERLKKRYDKFRSYGQYLEKQEQAAA